The Scleropages formosus chromosome 9, fSclFor1.1, whole genome shotgun sequence DNA segment AGGTCTCCCTCCCTTAAAGCCTCACCGTCACCTATGCACAAGAAAAACACGACTGCTCATCTGTCCAGGACAAATGCTGATACTGAACTTTCTTAAAGCCTTCTGTGCAgttaaaaccaaaaaagaatttacaccaatttcacacacacattttctgaaccgcttgtccctttgggtcacagggaaccagagcctacccagcaacacagggcgtaaggccagaggcggggggggggacacacacacacacacacacacacacacacacacccaggacgggacgccagtccatcacaaggcaccccaagcggaactcgaaccccagaccccctggagagtgggacccagtccaacccactgcgccaccgcgcccccctgactTGACAACATTCAAGGTAAATATTAGCTGTAAGGCAACTCATTGCTCCAAGCAACAGATGGACATTTTACCATTGATCAATACTTTTCTGGTTCTAGTTTTCTTATACttggaaacaagaaaaaagtgtcCTTAATACAGAGAAAATTGTTCTACAAGACAGTCAGAAAAATATGAGTATAAAACTTTTGAATGATTTCTTTGTTTACCACTAAAATATGCCCAGCGTGCTCAACTTCTTAAAATGAACATGAGTTTTACTTTAGAAAAgaacatattttgaaaaaaatctttgataAATTGtttcaatttcaaaataaaataaacagctttaatcTGAAAAGGAAAATCCGCTGGAAAAACCATGATAAATTTCGAAATCCCAAAGTACCTCAGGTGGTATCCTGGCaatttaacaaagcaaaaacTAAAAGTTCACTACACAGTGGATAATGTCCTAAAGTTCTGATCATTTATCAATTGCAAGACTGAACTATTAAAATCCTTTATGTTTTCTGCCAAGGACAGCTAAAATACTGGCACTACACCAATTAGTGAATCGCCCTGCTAAAAACTCAACTCCCGCACTGCCAGATTCAAGGCCTGTAGTGATCACGGATAACGACAAAAATGTCTCAGATAGCTCAGGTCTGTGTAATAAATCTTAAAAATAGCTTGGACTGTAACAGAATTTCCTGTGCTGGACCCAGGGAAGTCTGTGAGGACTTCAGCTCTTTGAAGCTGGAGGAAAGGGCTCTAAAGAGAGCAGGCTTGCATGCTTCACATATACATTGCCATCTTCTACCTTCACACTGTGCACTTgttgctgtaaatgaaaaacatgtgaATTAAGGATaagtaaaataacaaaatcattATTGTTTAATCTGTCTAGGCATCAGCATAGTGGTTCTGAAACATTTTGGTGATGGTGAgttaacagtttaaaaacaaacatatttttttccagaccaAGTTCCCAAAATGTAATCCACTCCTTTTATTAAAAGGGAGATAATGACAAAATCAGCCAAAAACCACaacacaatttttgtttttcccaaagCTGCTGAACCCATGATGAATATtcttaaatatatgaaattacaGTTGTATAAGTTTGTCTTATACAGTTGTGAGGAAGTTTATCAGCACTTTTAAATTATCTGGATATTTGCAcaaatggctcctaaaatgtgatctgatctaagtcataataataaaagacagtcttatttaacaaacagaacacagttttaatatttccaGATTGAAAAATTAGTTCATACAATCAAAGTCATTGATAGAAAAGTATGTGAAGATCTAGGATAATGACAACTTTAGAAGAGGACAAGTCTGTTGTGAAGTCTGATATTCCAGTCAATTAACGTGTAGGTTTGATCAGCCCAGCAATattaaaaagacacacacaattTTGGTTACCTTCTCTTTACAACAGAATTCTCTTGTGCATGTGCGATATAGAATAATTAAGAAACATTTCAAAGGACCTCAGAAGAAGAGTTGCTGAAGCTgaagactggaaagggttacaaaagGATTTCTAAAGGAATGGACATCAGTCCAAGGGCACACTGAGCAATCctcaaaaaaagacaatgaacCCTAAGGTGACAGTTATGGATCTGCAGGCATCTCTTCTATCGCACCCCAGATAATGTCTGCTTTCATGAGTCTACCGtaagaaaaaactgaacaacagTGGTGTTCATGGGGCGTCACCATGGAGGAAAGCACTGCTCTCAAATAAACATTGCTGCATGTCTCAAGTTTGCTGAAGACCACCTGGATGTTCCAGAGCACTAGCGAAAAAGTGTTCAGTGGACTGATGAAACAGAACCTGGAGTATTTGGTAATGTACACAGATTTGTGtttggaagaaaagaaaaaaaaaaaaacacattgcatgCCAACACCAAAAATTCATCCCAgctgtgaagcatggtggaggaAGTATAatggtgtggggctgctttgctgccttaGGGCTTGGATGACTTGCTATCACTGAGGGACCAATCACAACCTATCAGGAATTTCTGCAACACAATGTCAGAATGTCCATCTATAATCTAAAACTCAAAAGAAGTTGGCTTGAAGAATATAACAATGAGCCATAATACAGGAGTACATCAACAACACTGGTTCAAACACAAGAAATTCTGAATTTAGAGTGGTCAAGTCAGAGCCCAGACCTCAGTCCCACTGAAATGCCATGCTATGACCTGAAACAAGCTGTTTTAGCAAGACatcccaaaaacacacatgaaatgtaacaattttGTGTAGAGAAATGGGCCTAACTGCTGTATGTGCCTGATCAGCAGCTATAGAAAGGTTGAGGTTTTTGTCAGTAAGAGGTTCTGCTAGTTGCTAAATAAGGGTTCACATACATCAACGAGCCAGACTGCTTAAACAATTGATTCAGTGAAGATGTGGCattgtaaaatgtgtgttaaaaGACGGGCAGTTAgaagcgtagtggttagagctgctgcctttagacccaaaggtcacaggtttgagtctcaacTCCAGTTGTAAACCCCTgatgaggtacttaccctaaaattgcaccagtaaaacttacccagctgtataaatggataaataatggtaccttgacactgtaagttgctttgaagaaatgcatcaactaaatgaatgtaaataagatTGTGGTTATTATGACAAACGGAGATCAggtcacattttaggagccattctTGCAaaatttcatccatccatccatccaacttctgtcccacttgtcccaaaagggtcgcggtggcagcagggagagcagataggcccagccgcccctgccCCCCGCACTTCCTctagctcaacctgggggatccccagccgttcccaggccaactgtgagatataatctctccagcgggtcctgggatGACCTCGGgtcctcgtcccagttggccgcgcctggtatacctccaaagggaggcgtccagggggcatcctcatcagatgcccgaaccacctcaactggctcctctcaatgtgaaggtgtagcggctctactctgagttcctcccggatgtccgaactcctcaccccgtcatggagagtgagtcccagcactctgcggagaaaactcatttcggctgcttgtatccgcgatcttattctttcggtcatcaccccgagttcatgaccataggtaaaGGCAGGGACGTAGATcaaccagtaaatggagagcttcaccttatggctcagctcccccttcaccattacagtccggtacagcgaccgcattactgctgctgctgctcccattctgtggccgatctcatgctcccttcctctttcactcgtgaacaagaccccaagatacttgaactcctccacctggggcaaaaactctccccttacctggagggggcataccatcctttagcgtgagagaaccatggactcagactttgaggtgctgatcctcatccccaccgcttcacactcggccgcaaaccgttccagtgcgtgctggaggcagccatgtgacggtgccaaaaagacaacatcatctgcaaaaagcagagacgtcaccttccgactctcacacagaatgccctcctgacctcgactgcgccctTGATATCCTgcccatgaaaaccacaaacagaagcggagacaaggcacaaccttggcggagtccaacaacCACAccgaacaggcctgacttaatgccgagtatgcggacacagctttcgcttcatatgtacaaggaccgaatggcccgcagtagtggccccggtaccccatatacccgaagcacctcccacagaatttcccggggaacacggtcataggccttctccaagtccacaaaaaacatgtagactggattagcaaattcccatgctccttcaatgatctgtgagagggtaaaaagctggtccactgttccacggccagggcggaatccgcattgttccccttcaatctgaggttcaactatcggccggagcctcctctccagcaccccggcatagacttttccagggaggctgagaagtgtgatgccccgatagttagcacacactctccggtcccctttcttaaagatagggaccaccaccccagtttgccaatccaagggcactgtccccgaggtccatgcaacattgcagaggcgtgtcaaccatgacagcccagcaacatccagggccttgagcatttccgggcggatctcatccacccgcggtgctttgccactgtggagcttaccaactacctcagtgacttccaccagggaaatggactctgacagccagaaagcctctggccctgactcctataagggaggcatatcactcgggtttaagagttcttcaaagtgctccttccacctcccgacaatgttcTCATcggaggtcagagtttctccactcctgctaaacacagcctgagcgaaactcttccgaccccttctgagctgccggcaAAAATTCAGATAACTAAAAAGGTTTCACAATAGCTGGAAGGTGATGACCATAATTATTAGCCTACCAGCTGGCCCATTTGCAATGGTGAAAAAAGTGCGCTTTGACACCATGAGCGCCATCACCTGTAAGCCAGTCTGTGACTTCCCTGTCTGAATATCGAAGTCGTAGTCATGCCAGGGACAGAAGACCTGAAGAACTCCATCAGCCTCCTCAATATCACCATCACACAGCGGTCCACCTGTGAAACACACAGTGAGCACAACACGATTTTTTTCCACACTACCGGAGTACCAGCGTCAGCTCTTTAGGCTGTTATTGGGCAGCACTGGGAGgtacagtgagtaatgctggtACCTCAGTTCTCATGGGCTGTGTGTTcgaacgtgggtttgaatccaactcataGCGTGCgtgcatgggcttcctcccataccccaaagacatgcatttcaataACTGGTGACTACATTGcccattctctgtgtgtgtagacAGATAGATAACTGTGTGTACTTTATTGTCCTGTGTCTGTCTACTAGCCTTGATCACGTGCTACACGCCAACTAGACTGCtctgctcttccacatctgcctgcccggtggtcccacgcacgaaaggaaAAGGCCGGAGGTTCTTGATTCTGGcgccgttgtggtggaacgacctccccctgtcactcagaactgctgaatctccatccacatttaaaaagagtctgaagactcacctcttccagactcacttctcccatcatctctgaagttcatgtaaggtgtaaatgttcatgctgtaTACCTTCAAGATCATACCTGGCGAACAACGGATAAACTTTTACGGcgctattcctgtaatgtaacggaaatgttacatatatatatgtatttaaaaaatgactagGAAAGCGATctggaattgtggatattcagacaaggttttatgcagctactcgtgtgatgaacattgattcatgatatgctggaaagaaactaactgtacttaagaatcacacgtctgcatccaagtgtctctttctactaatgtaatgaacacatgtattttctatgagatgtacgtcgctttggagaaaagtgtctgataaatgaacatgtacatgtatgtaaatataatgtaaatgtatactaTAGGCCGCTGTACACTGTAGATGTAAACACgagttattattactactactacaataataataataataataataataataataataagaaatatcGTTTCGTgtttaagaaaaatgaacaataatattCCTGCAGGGAGGGAATTCCACAGAACTACGACGTTGTTAAAATCTGGGCAAAAAGGCTGACCAGTAAACGGTACGTTAACACAACTCcacttttttgcaattttttggaTCAACAGGCAAGTGGAACCGAATTTCAGCGAACGGAACTGTATTTTTACTGGTGACTCCTGCTTTTATTTGAATGTTTGCGAGGTGTTAGTGATTCTCCCTAGAGAGGAATGGAAACGTTTCGAAGCAGCACGACGGAGCTACACGTACAGTAGATGTGACGCGAAGGCGACCGAACGCGGTAATAAAGCAGGAAATACAGTATGACGGCGCTAATTCAGtccaaaaagcacaaacacttCATTGTATTGTCACAGCTGGCGGGGGGGACCTTTCACTGACACAATATTTACTTTAACACAATttcgcacaaattgtattttctctgagacgtacgtcgcttggagaaaagcgtctgctaaatgaataaatgtaaatgacgtAACAGGCAACGTTCCCTTAATGCACAAAAAACCAGGCAAGTTCGTATGGCAGGCAAGTGCCTCAGTGCGCCGTCCGAGCGGCTTTTTCTCGTGGGGAAACTTGTGAAAAGGGCACATATTACTGCTCACCCGAATGGGCGCAGCGGGCGTCCATAGCGGAGAAGCGGCCCTGCAGGTAGAAGAGACACACGTCGGAGCCGCGGCCGAAGGACGAGTGCAGCAGTCGGCAGCGCCGCTGGGAGAGCTCCGCTAGCGGGCCCACGAGCCTCCACACGCTGCCGTCTCCGGCCATCGCACACACGGCTTCCCCGTCTGGAGCTCAGCGCGTAGTCCTCGCTCTCTGGTCCTAAGCTTTCATTGAATGTGATCCGATTTAAATTTCTCCCAACTAAACTACAATTCGCGCGCTCTTTTTGCCTCTGAACGAAGCGCTGCGATACGAGCCCTGGAAAAGACCGCCATGGTCATGGTGGCCAGGCAGGGATGCAGCGCAGGCTCTCGAAAACCCAGGTTTTGGAGCATTTTTAGGGCACATACTAGTACGTGTTTTTCTTCAAATAGTTTAAGTGAATTATGTTTCTCGTCGAATTATTGCTGTCTACACCTTATAAGTCGACCAGTATTCTCGGCTTCTtgaaagcaatgttttttgaACGTTCTAAACCCCACCAATTTGTGACACAACATGATGTGCCAAATAGCCGTTAAATTCATACTTTCCTCCATAACCAAAGATACAGCAGTTTACACTGGCATTGTCACAGGGCTTACGGTAATAAACCATAAGGGAGATACCATTCCAAATACAAGACAGTACATTTAATAACACGCGTTTttcaaaagaacacattttaattgctGATTAAAATAAGGcggaaaacatgtaaaaatgaacaaggTGCATACAGCTATTGAtgaaacagaaatggaaaaaaaaacgataTGTAGTAGAAAGCGCTGAGGCTTTGCCCATTTCCTCAAACACGTGCCTCAGGTGAATTTATCACCGAACTGCTCGTAGTGCGTGTGCTGTGTTTGTCATGCGATGAAATAGCGTCCCACTCTACGTCTACGCCGTTCCATTGTCCTATGTCCAGTAACGTCACTAGAGGGGTGCGGACCGCACTAAGTAACACTATCAGAGGGGGGTAACACCAAATGACTGTCTATgaaatgtgtgcagtgtttcagcagaaatgtattattttttataaaatatccCTGTacttataagaacaaaaacattcttcgtaataaagcccagcttacatgtatcaaCGTAccaacaaggataaaactctgcGCTCTTTTACTTTTCGCGCTCTGTtgagagctctcattattacccaattacagtgactcttggaatcacgtggtttcgtccgCACGCGCTACGAACCCCCGctcttgttttctttgcttgtgCAGCTGTGTTTATTACAGTCACTGATTTTGTCAcgtttttttggtgttttagctacaatattgtggtagtaattagtatttgtgaacttgaatcaataacgttaaaatttGGTGGggttcttaaacgtttttacttcgaattctattgttttctttccGAATTTTCACTGAAGTTAACCACCTCAACGATCATCGACATCGTCATCATGACGGTCATgtggtaaattaattaaaatagctGAACGTATGctattgtattttaaatgtgtaatctGAATTTTGCCAGTTGTTTATGACGCTACTGttattacattcagtgatataggggAATAATTTAAGATTTACGAGTAACAAAAAacactaaggattctgtatggtctggtacgggaggaggCCGATCATGTTACATCATAGGTGACACTCGTGACGCCACTGACTCCAGATCAgtcagtgtaagctgctttgaacaAGGGGTTATATCAATGGAtggtaaggctttcctttgccttttcagcttcttttcttttgtcacTCTCTTCACGTTTTCTCAACGCTCGTTATGTGACACTACGATAAAATGTCTTAGAGATTCTTGTAAGCAGGCATACAGCCAGGGACAACTGATGCACAGGAGAAGAACAGCCATGCTCTTATGAGGGGTGGGATATAGGCTGTGGTGCTTGCTGTCACCaaggtttgtgtttttaatggaactttcagttcagtttctcaAAAGTAGtttattttacaagttttaGGGTGCAAGTTGCACAGCATTGTAAGTGCAGATTCTCATATGAGTGTTCATTACACAAGGGATGACTTATATAGGCCTGCTTGATGGAGTTACATGCAGGCTCCTTGACTGACAAAGTTGTAATGGCAAGtctttttgtacagtttttatcATGAAATTCCAATCAATGAAAGGTTAGTGGTACAGTCCCTtgctttatacacacactgtctgaagctgcttgtggtgagccagagcctagcccggcagcactgggctggagggggaggggtcacacccaggatgggccaccagtccgttacaaggcaccccaagcaggactcaaaccccggccAAGGCCGCTGCGCCACTATGCCCCCAGCCCTtgctttatatttatgtttaattatttagccGTGTCTTTTGTACACATCaccttataatgttaagctacttaaaatgttttatatagaGTAACACTCCAAAGCCAAACAACAGCTGTATCTGtgacataaaaatgtataatatttatagAGAAGGGTcagttttattggagcagttactaaagcaggaggtgtgatttaAATACTAGATGGCAACTGTAAATACTATGCTATCTGCTGcacctgtttatttttgttttaatttctgtaaaaatatcagatatagcaaaaataacaaatatttagcatgttattttattactgtattacttgAAGTTGCATTAAATCAAAACTAATTTCACATGACTTAAAAATTTGGTGTCTCCACACACCCttattcaaaacaaattgttGACCAATTCCACAacaacactcacaaacaccagacatggGCTGTCAACAAATTTACAAGAAAGCCGCATTAATCTGAT contains these protein-coding regions:
- the LOC108919834 gene encoding Rieske domain-containing protein, which translates into the protein MAGDGSVWRLVGPLAELSQRRCRLLHSSFGRGSDVCLFYLQGRFSAMDARCAHSGGPLCDGDIEEADGVLQVFCPWHDYDFDIQTGKSQTGLQQQVHSVKVEDGNVYVKHASLLSLEPFPPASKS